TAACCTAAGTGTTGATATAAAATTTCTGCTGCACATATATTAGCAATAATCATAATTGTTTCAATCATTTTATGTGCAATTCTTTTTGTAACTACATGAATATCAATTATATTACCATCACAATTTATTATTAATTTGTATTCAGTATTATTAGAAAAAATTAGATTTTTATTATACCATGGTAAACGATATAAATAAATTTTATATAATAAATTTATTTGTTGTTTAATATCTAAATTATGAGGTGACCATACTCCTATATTTTCCAACCAATTAGAAATATTAACATAATTTAATTTTGCTTTAGATTGTATTAAGCCCATAAAAAATTCTGTTTTATCTAATAAAATTTTACCTTTATTATTAATAATAATTTTACATATTAAAGCAGAACGAACTTGCATAGGTAGTAAAGAACATATATTTTCTGATATATATTTAGGAAATAATGGAATATTAAAACCCGGTAAATAATTTGTAAACATACGTTCTGAAGCAATCATATCAATATTACTATCTTTTATAAAAAAAGCAGTAGGATCAGCAATAGCTACATATATTTGTAACTGTTTATTGGAAAGTTCTTTAATATATATAGCATCATCTATATCTTTTGTATCACTATTATCAATAGTAATAAAACATAATTTAGTTAAATCTTGACGTAATATATGATTATCAATAATGTCTATTCTATTACATAAACTATTATGTGGAGGATGTATATTAATATTATATTGCGATAATATATGCCATAAAGATAAAGAATATTTTTTTTGTTCTGTTAAATATTCTAAAATTTTTGCTCTAAAAATATTATCTTTACCTAAAAGGGGATGATGAATTAATTTAGCTATTACTATATTAGTAGTATACAATATGTCTTGAGATGGTTTATCTATTACACATTCAATTTGATATTGATATAAATTAGGATTATCTGGAATAATAAATGTTTGGTTATGATGTTGTTTAAGTTTGCCTATAAATATTTCTATAACAGATTTTAATAATTTTATTGGCATAACCTCTAATTCTTGTTTTTTTGGTAATAAAGAAGATAAAATATAATCTCCATGCATAATCTTTTTTAAGAAAATTATAGGAATTTTATATATTTTTCTATCTTTTGATTCTAAAAAAATATTATTTTTTATAACTTTTACTATACCCTTTATATAATAAACAGGTTGTATTTTTTTTTTAAGTTGTAACAGTATTTTATTATGTCGTAACATTATTTTTTCAGTAAATATTATATATATTTAAAATTATATTGTATTAAAATGGTATATCATCTTCAAAATTAATAGCATTATCTATATTTTTATTAACATCTATATCGATATTATTATTTTTTACTTCTGTATTATTTTCTTTACTATTCCATGATTTATCATGTGTTTTATTAACATTCTTATGTTTATCTATAACATCATCTTTAATACGAAAATTATTTAATACTTGCAAAGTTCCACCTATGCTCACAATAATTTCAGTTATATAACTATCTTGACCACTTTGTTTTTGCCATTTACGTGTTTGTAAATATCCTTCTATATATATTTGTGTTCCTTTTTTAAC
This region of Enterobacteriaceae endosymbiont of Macroplea appendiculata genomic DNA includes:
- the ssb gene encoding single-stranded DNA-binding protein — protein: MASKRGINKVLLIGNVGKNPEIRYMPNGNPVVNIVLATSDTWKDKNTGENRVKTEWHRIVVFGKIAEIANEYVKKGTQIYIEGYLQTRKWQKQSGQDSYITEIIVSIGGTLQVLNNFRIKDDVIDKHKNVNKTHDKSWNSKENNTEVKNNNIDIDVNKNIDNAINFEDDIPF
- a CDS encoding exoribonuclease II encodes the protein MLRHNKILLQLKKKIQPVYYIKGIVKVIKNNIFLESKDRKIYKIPIIFLKKIMHGDYILSSLLPKKQELEVMPIKLLKSVIEIFIGKLKQHHNQTFIIPDNPNLYQYQIECVIDKPSQDILYTTNIVIAKLIHHPLLGKDNIFRAKILEYLTEQKKYSLSLWHILSQYNINIHPPHNSLCNRIDIIDNHILRQDLTKLCFITIDNSDTKDIDDAIYIKELSNKQLQIYVAIADPTAFFIKDSNIDMIASERMFTNYLPGFNIPLFPKYISENICSLLPMQVRSALICKIIINNKGKILLDKTEFFMGLIQSKAKLNYVNISNWLENIGVWSPHNLDIKQQINLLYKIYLYRLPWYNKNLIFSNNTEYKLIINCDGNIIDIHVVTKRIAHKMIETIMIIANICAAEILYQHLGYGIYNIYYGFNCNKLQKIRTLLDTHHIDYHPSKLNTLQSYQNIYSYLKKHNLSYIINRLRKYQTHTFFNIYPGPHFGLGVQKYATWTSPLRKFGDVINHRLIKAIIQKKNIEKPSKQIIRHMNYKKYIHKQVENKITNFLCIKYCKNIINKKQIFVSEIIDILYIGLRVRLIINGIYVLIPKNSMINNTLDIINIMPEKGMVFINDKLLYKVTDQVKVILQNIDINNNIIAQIVY